In the genome of Monodelphis domestica isolate mMonDom1 chromosome 2, mMonDom1.pri, whole genome shotgun sequence, one region contains:
- the EPHB4 gene encoding ephrin type-B receptor 4 yields MEFRALLCWASLASAIEETLLNTKLVTADLKWVTYPQVDGQWEELSGLDEEEQHSVRTYEICDVQRPPGQPHWLRTGWVPRRGAKTVYATLRFTMMECLFLPRAGRACKETFTVFYYESDADTATALSPSWMENPYIKVDTVAAEHLSRKRQGSETTGKVNVKTLRLGPLTKAGFYLAFQDQGACMALLSLHLFYKKCSKLTVNLTHFPETVPHELVVPVAGSCVADAVPASGPGPSLYCREDGQWADQPVTGCTCAAGHEAVEDNTKCRACMQGTFKPLAGEGSCQLCPANSQSNSFGSTICQCRIGYFRAPTDPLGAPCTTPPSAPRSVVAHLNGSSLRLEWSAPLESGGRGDLTYALRCRECHPRGSCVSCGKDMTFDPGPENLAEPWVGVQGLRPDLTYAFEVMAINGVSSVALGPVPVEAVNVTTDREVPPPVSDIQVTGASPSSLSLTWPIPYSSNGAVLDYEVKYHEKGVEGPSGVRFLKTSENQAELQGLKRGTSYLVQVRARSEAGYGPFGREHDSQTKLDENETWREQLALISGTAAVGVILILVVIVIAVLCLRKQSSGRDAEYSDKHGQYLIGHGTKVYIDPFTYEDPNEAVREFAKEIDVSYVKIEEVIGAGEFGEVCRGRLKTPGKKESYVAIKTLKGGYTERQRREFLSEASIMGQFEHPNIIRLEGVVTNSVPVMILTEFMENGALDSFLRLNDGQFTAIQLVGMLRGIASGMRYLAEMSYVHRDLAARNILVNSNLVCKVSDFGLSRFLEENSSDPTYTSSLGGKIPIRWTAPEAIAFRKFTSASDAWSYGIVMWEVMSFGERPYWDMSNQDVINAIEQDYRLPPPSDCPTSLHQLMLDCWQKDRNARPRFPQVVSALDKLIRNPASLKIVARENGGASHPLLDQRLPHFSAFGSVGEWLRAIKMGRYEESFAAAGFGSFELVSQISAEDLLRIGVTLAGHQKKILSSIQHMRSQAKPATPGGAGGPAPQY; encoded by the exons TGGGAAGAGTTGAGTGGTTTGGATGAAGAAGAACAGCACAGTGTTCGGACATATGAAATATGTGATGTTCAGCGGCCTCCTGGGCAGCCCCACTGGCTTCGAACGGGTTGGGTGCCCCGGAGGGGGGCAAAAACTGTCTATGCCACCTTACGGTTCACCATGATGGAATGCCTATTCCTGCCCCGGGCTGGACGAGCCTGCAAGGAGACTTTCACTGTTTTCTACTATGAGAGTGATGCTGATACTGCTACTGCCCTCTCACCCTCTTGGATGGAGAATCCCTATATTAAG GTGGACACAGTTGCAGCGGAGCATCTGAGTCGGAAGCGACAAGGGAGTGAGACAACTGGGAAGGTGAATGTGAAGACCCTGAGATTAGGCCCCCTCACCAAGGCTGGTTTCTACCTGGCCTTTCAAGACCAAGGTGCCTGCATGGCCCTGTTATCTCTCCACCTCTTCTATAAGAAGTGTTCTAAGCTGACTGTCAATCTGACTCATTTCCCTGAGACTGTGCCTCATGAACTAGTGGTACCTGTAGCTGGGAGCTGTGTAGCAGATGCTGTCCCAGCCTCTGGCCCTGGTCCTAGCCTCTACTGCAGAGAGGATGGCCAGTGGGCAGATCAACCAGTCACTGGCTGTACCTGTGCTGCAGGCCATGAAGCAGTGGAAGACAACACCAAATGCCGAG cctgtatgcAGGGAACCTTCAAGCCTCTTGCAGGAGAGGGGTCATGCCAGTTATGCCCAGCTAATAGCCAGTCCAACTCCTTTGGTTCGACCATTTGCCAGTGCCGAATTGGCTACTTTCGTGCCCCCACAGACCCCCTGGGAGCTCCTTGTACCA CCCCACCCTCAGCCCCCCGAAGTGTAGTGGCTCATCTCAATGGCTCATCTCTTCGTCTGGAGTGGAGTGCACCCCTTGAATCGGGAGGCCGAGGAGATCTGACTTATGCCCTTCGTTGCCGGGAATGCCATCCACGAGGCTCCTGTGTATCATGTGGAAAAGATATGACCTTTGACCCAGGTCCTGAAAACCTGGCTGAGCCCTGGGTAGGGGTTCAAGGACTTCGTCCTGACCTTACCTATGCCTTTGAGGTCATGGCCATCAATGGGGTATCCTCTGTGGCCCTTGGACCAGTTCCAGTGGAAGCAGTCAATGTCACCACAGATCGAGAGG TACCACCTCCAGTGTCAGACATCCAGGTGACAGGAGCATCTCCCAGCAGCTTAAGCCTGACTTGGCCCATCCCCTATTCCTCCAATGGGGCAGTGCTGGATTATGAGGTCAAGTATCATGAGAAG GGTGTGGAAGGACCAAGTGGAGTACGCTTCCTGAAAACATCAGAAAATCAAGCGGAGCTACAAGGACTGAAAAGGGGGACAAGTTACCTTGTCCAAGTTCGGGCACGCTCTGAGGCTGGCTATGGGCCCTTTGGCCGTGAACATGACAGTCAGACCAAACTGGATG aaaatgagaccTGGAGGGAACAGCTGGCACTGATCTCGGGCACAGCAGCCGTGGGGGTTATTCTTATTCTAGTGGTCATTGTCATCGCAGTCCTCTGCCTCAG GAAACAGAGCAGCGGGAGGGATGCTGAATATTCTGACAAGCATGGACAGTATCTCATCGGGCATG GCACAAAAGTCTACATTGACCCCTTTACTTATGAAGACCCCAATGAGGCTGTGAGAGAATTTGCAAAGGAAATTGATGTATCCTATGTCAAGATTGAGGAAGTGATTGGAGCAG GAGAGTTTGGAGAGGTGTGTCGGGGACGCCTGAAAACCCCAGGAAAGAAGGAGAGCTATGTGGCCATCAAGACCCTAAAAGGTGGCTATAcagaaaggcagagaagggagttcTTGAGTGAGGCCTCCATTATGGGCCAGTTTGAACACCCCAATATCATCCGACTAGAGGGCGTAGTCACCAATAGTGTACCTGTCATGATCCTAACCGAATTCATGGAGAATGGGGCGCTGGATTCCTTCCTTCGG CTTAATGATGGACAGTTCACAGCCATCCAGCTGGTGGGCATGCTTCGAGGCATAGCCTCAGGCATGCGGTACTTAGCAGAGATGAGTTATGTGCATCGAGACCTAGCTGCCCGAAACATTCTGGTCAACAGCAACTTGGTCTGCAAGGTTTCGGATTTCGGTCTCTCTAGATTCCTAGAGGAGAATTCCTCTGACCCCACCTACACCAGCTCTCTG GGTGGCAAGATCCCCATTCGTTGGACAGCCCCTGAAGCCATTGCCTTCCGGAAATTCACATCGGCTAGTGATGCTTGGAGTTATGGGATTGTGATGTGGGAAGTCATGTCATTTGGGGAACGTCCATATTGGGATATGAGCAACCAGGAT GTCATCAATGCCATTGAACAAGATTACCGGCTACCCCCACCTTCAGACTGTCCCACCTCCTTGCACCAGCTAATGCTGGACTGCTGGCAGAAGGACCGAAATGCAAGACCCCGATTCCCCCAGGTGGTCAGTGCCCTTGACAAGCTGATCCGTAATCCTGCTAGCCTCAAAATTGTGGCCCGGGAGAATGGAGG AGCCTCACATCCTCTCCTGGATCAGCGGTTGCCTCATTTCTCAGCCTTTGGCTCAGTGGGAGAGTGGCTTCGGGCAATCAAGATGGGCCGATATGAAGAGAGTTTCGCAGCTGCTGGGTTTGGCTCCTTTGAGCTGGTCAGTCAGATCTCAGCAGA GGATCTACTCCGGATTGGCGTCACTCTGGCTGGACACCAGAAGAAAATACTGTCAAGCATCCAACATATGAGATCACAGGCCAAGCCTGCAACCCCAGGAGGGGCAGGAGGACCAGCTCCCCAGTACTGA